Proteins from a single region of Verrucomicrobiota bacterium:
- a CDS encoding 50S ribosomal protein L25: MKSVALSASPRTATRRTAVKKLRAQGLVPAVIYGRQLQSQSLALSDKEFSLLLKHSVSENILVDLAVNGDDRPKRLALVQEVQHHPLSGKVLHVDFHEVKEDEKVAISVPVETVGEAIGVKNGGTLEHVLFKLRIRAFPKDLPETLSVDVSALDIGKIIHIGEIPAPEGVEILGDKKVPVIAVVAPITEEQEAAAAAAAAEAPTEVEMIKEKKDEEGAAPADAKDAKAAKGDRAAAKPDDKAAAKAAAPAKGAAPAKEEKKPEKKK; the protein is encoded by the coding sequence ATGAAATCAGTCGCACTCTCCGCGTCCCCGCGCACGGCCACCCGCCGCACCGCGGTCAAGAAACTCCGGGCCCAGGGCCTCGTGCCCGCCGTCATTTACGGCCGGCAACTCCAGTCCCAGAGCCTCGCGCTCAGCGACAAGGAGTTCAGCCTGCTCCTCAAGCACTCGGTCTCCGAGAACATCCTCGTGGACCTCGCCGTCAACGGCGACGACCGCCCCAAGCGCCTCGCCCTCGTGCAGGAGGTCCAGCACCATCCCCTTTCCGGCAAGGTCCTCCACGTGGACTTCCACGAGGTGAAGGAAGACGAGAAGGTCGCCATCAGCGTCCCTGTCGAAACCGTCGGCGAGGCCATCGGCGTCAAGAACGGCGGCACCCTCGAACACGTCCTCTTCAAGCTCCGTATCCGCGCCTTCCCGAAGGACCTTCCCGAAACCCTTTCGGTGGACGTCTCCGCCCTCGACATCGGCAAGATCATCCACATCGGCGAAATCCCTGCGCCCGAAGGCGTCGAGATTTTGGGTGACAAGAAAGTCCCCGTCATCGCGGTCGTCGCGCCCATCACCGAGGAGCAGGAGGCCGCGGCCGCGGCCGCCGCCGCCGAGGCGCCGACCGAGGTCGAGATGATCAAGGAAAAGAAAGACGAAGAAGGCGCCGCCCCCGCCGACGCGAAGGATGCGAAGGCCGCAAAGGGCGACAGAGCCGCCGCAAAACCCGACGACAAGGCCGCGGCCAAGGCCGCCGCCCCCGCCAAGGGCGCTGCACCGGCAAAAGAAGAGAAGAAGCCGGAGAAAAAGAAGTAG
- a CDS encoding 50S ribosomal protein L9, which yields MAKKIEIILLQHIVGLGAEGDQVKVAAGYARNYLLPHRLALLHTAVGKRRLEALRQARAQREAHELNTMTELAKSLSKMLLTITVKTGEDGKMHGAVTNGTIADELKNQFEIALDRKKIHLEKPIKSLGELEVEMRLHPEVKTTLKITVVSSTPPPAPVAPPPANEGEQPKDARGRRGPRPDRGERRARPARDAAPEAAK from the coding sequence ATGGCCAAGAAGATTGAAATCATCCTGCTGCAGCACATCGTCGGCCTCGGCGCCGAAGGTGACCAAGTGAAGGTCGCCGCCGGTTACGCCCGCAACTACCTCCTGCCGCACCGTCTCGCCCTGCTCCACACGGCCGTCGGCAAGCGCCGGCTCGAGGCACTCCGGCAGGCCCGCGCCCAGCGCGAAGCCCACGAGCTGAACACAATGACCGAGCTCGCCAAGAGCCTCTCCAAGATGCTCCTGACCATCACGGTCAAGACGGGCGAGGACGGCAAGATGCACGGCGCCGTCACCAACGGCACCATTGCCGACGAGCTCAAGAACCAGTTCGAAATCGCGCTCGACCGGAAGAAAATCCACCTCGAGAAACCCATCAAGTCGCTCGGCGAACTCGAGGTCGAGATGCGCCTCCACCCGGAGGTCAAGACCACGCTCAAGATCACCGTCGTCAGCTCCACACCGCCGCCCGCGCCCGTCGCGCCGCCTCCTGCGAATGAAGGCGAGCAGCCGAAGGACGCGCGCGGCCGCCGCGGACCGCGCCCCGACCGCGGAGAGCGCCGGGCGCGTCCCGCAAGGGACGCCGCGCCCGAAGCGGCGAAGTAA
- a CDS encoding ribose-phosphate pyrophosphokinase produces the protein MKVFSGTSNEPLARAICEYMGIDLGKCTVSAFPDGETFVKIDENVRGEDVFIVQSTSPPTNHHLMELFIMMDALRRSSASRITAVLPFYGYARQDRKDQPRVPITAKLVANLLVAAGANRVLTMDLHAQQIQGFFDIPVDHLYAAPVMFDYLLGKEIPDLVVVSPDVGGLKMAYAYSQFLEAGLAIVAKRRKSATEVESMSVIGEIRGKNVLLVDDLTETAGTLTTAAKLLRRKGARRIYACVSHAILNQLGIERLRKSKIDELITTDTVQRPAIDGVRITTLSVAGMLGEAIKRIHSNSSVTSLFEFKGGRAG, from the coding sequence TTGAAAGTATTCAGCGGCACATCCAACGAGCCCCTTGCCAGGGCCATCTGCGAATACATGGGCATCGATCTGGGCAAGTGCACCGTGTCGGCGTTCCCCGATGGCGAGACGTTTGTGAAGATTGACGAGAACGTCCGCGGCGAGGATGTGTTCATCGTCCAGTCCACGAGTCCGCCGACCAACCATCACTTGATGGAGTTGTTCATCATGATGGACGCGCTGCGCCGGTCGAGCGCCTCGCGCATCACCGCGGTGCTGCCCTTCTACGGTTACGCGCGGCAGGATCGCAAAGACCAGCCGCGCGTGCCCATCACGGCCAAGCTCGTCGCCAACCTGCTCGTCGCCGCGGGCGCGAACCGGGTGCTGACGATGGACCTGCACGCGCAGCAGATTCAGGGCTTCTTCGACATCCCCGTGGACCATCTCTACGCGGCGCCCGTGATGTTCGACTACCTGCTCGGCAAGGAAATCCCCGACCTCGTGGTGGTGAGTCCCGACGTCGGCGGGTTGAAGATGGCCTACGCGTATTCGCAGTTCCTGGAGGCCGGACTGGCCATCGTCGCCAAGCGCCGCAAGAGCGCCACCGAGGTCGAGTCCATGAGCGTCATCGGCGAAATCCGCGGCAAGAACGTGCTGCTGGTGGACGACCTGACCGAGACGGCCGGCACGCTGACGACGGCGGCCAAGCTGCTCCGGCGCAAGGGCGCGAGGCGCATTTACGCCTGCGTTTCCCACGCCATTCTCAATCAACTGGGCATCGAAAGATTGCGCAAATCGAAGATTGACGAACTCATCACCACTGATACTGTCCAGCGCCCTGCGATAGACGGGGTGCGCATCACGACCCTTTCCGTCGCAGGAATGCTCGGCGAAGCCATCAAGCGGATTCACAGCAATTCCTCGGTGACATCGCTGTTTGAATTTAAGGGCGGGCGCGCCGGCTGA
- the ssb gene encoding single-stranded DNA-binding protein, with amino-acid sequence MAANINKVLLAGNLTRDPELKFTAQGTAIANLGIAVNRVFTNQAGEKKEDVTFVDVEAWGKTAEIMGQYLKKGRPVFIEGRLKLDQWDDKQSGQKRSKLKVVCESFHFMDSGGRPAQGEGSSPSTAATTRPAAPAAQSTPAEPDEPPAEPHDDVPF; translated from the coding sequence ATGGCCGCCAACATCAACAAAGTCCTCCTGGCCGGGAATCTCACCCGCGACCCCGAGTTGAAGTTCACCGCCCAGGGAACCGCCATCGCCAATCTCGGAATCGCCGTGAACCGCGTGTTCACCAACCAGGCCGGCGAAAAAAAGGAAGACGTCACCTTCGTGGATGTCGAGGCATGGGGAAAGACCGCCGAGATCATGGGCCAGTATCTCAAGAAGGGCCGGCCCGTGTTCATCGAGGGCCGGCTAAAGCTCGACCAGTGGGACGACAAGCAAAGCGGCCAGAAGCGCAGCAAACTCAAAGTGGTTTGCGAGTCCTTCCACTTTATGGATTCCGGCGGCAGGCCCGCGCAAGGCGAAGGTTCCTCCCCCTCGACAGCCGCCACCACGCGCCCCGCCGCCCCGGCCGCCCAATCCACGCCCGCCGAACCCGATGAACCGCCCGCCGAACCGCACGACGACGTGCCGTTCTGA
- a CDS encoding aminoacyl-tRNA hydrolase yields the protein MLPATALGGEPDAGDCEAAMENLYLIAGLGNPGAEYERTRHNIGFMLADALAARWRAVWKTVRKFDARMAEAGVADRRVLLCEPQTFMNESGSAVQAARAFYHVPLERVLVAVDDADLPLGSIRMRGNGSAGGHHGLESVERHLGTRHYARLRMGIGRRDPAVREITGHVLGRFAKAEAECVATVLDRAASQVECWLAGGLSKAMSQFNGPVEGPEQKDTK from the coding sequence GTGCTTCCGGCCACTGCCTTGGGCGGGGAACCGGACGCGGGCGACTGCGAGGCTGCGATGGAGAACCTGTATCTCATCGCGGGCTTGGGCAACCCGGGCGCCGAATACGAACGGACGCGCCACAACATCGGGTTCATGCTCGCCGATGCGCTCGCCGCGCGCTGGCGGGCCGTCTGGAAGACCGTCAGAAAGTTTGACGCGCGCATGGCCGAGGCCGGAGTCGCCGACCGGCGCGTGTTGCTCTGCGAGCCGCAGACGTTCATGAACGAGAGCGGCTCAGCCGTGCAGGCGGCGCGCGCGTTTTACCACGTGCCGCTGGAACGGGTGCTCGTGGCGGTGGACGATGCCGACCTGCCGCTGGGCAGCATCCGCATGCGCGGCAACGGCAGCGCGGGCGGGCATCACGGGCTCGAGTCCGTGGAGCGGCACCTCGGCACGCGCCATTACGCGCGGCTACGGATGGGCATCGGCCGGCGCGACCCGGCGGTGCGGGAAATCACCGGCCATGTGCTGGGACGCTTCGCGAAGGCCGAGGCCGAATGCGTCGCGACAGTCTTGGACCGCGCGGCAAGCCAGGTCGAGTGCTGGCTGGCGGGCGGGTTGTCGAAGGCAATGAGTCAGTTCAACGGGCCCGTCGAGGGCCCAGAGCAGAAGGACACGAAGTGA
- a CDS encoding 30S ribosomal protein S6: protein MRRDSLGPRGKPGRVLAGGRVVEGNESVQRARRGPRAEGHEVKRYEGLFILNTAGREDGVKEIIDHISADIAAAGGKVETVQKMDKRPFTRVADKKHASGYYVNIIFETDPKALPKLRHKFKMSADVFRTLFTIAPPPKAATPGLIPAA, encoded by the coding sequence ATGCGTCGCGACAGTCTTGGACCGCGCGGCAAGCCAGGTCGAGTGCTGGCTGGCGGGCGGGTTGTCGAAGGCAATGAGTCAGTTCAACGGGCCCGTCGAGGGCCCAGAGCAGAAGGACACGAAGTGAAACGATACGAAGGCCTGTTTATCCTGAACACCGCCGGACGCGAAGACGGCGTGAAGGAAATCATCGACCACATCTCCGCCGACATCGCCGCCGCGGGCGGCAAAGTCGAGACCGTCCAGAAAATGGACAAGCGCCCGTTCACGCGCGTCGCCGACAAGAAACACGCCTCCGGCTACTACGTGAACATCATTTTCGAGACCGACCCGAAGGCGCTGCCCAAGCTCCGGCACAAGTTCAAGATGAGCGCGGACGTCTTTCGCACCCTTTTCACGATCGCGCCGCCGCCGAAGGCCGCAACACCCGGGCTGATCCCGGCGGCTTGA